Genomic DNA from Gemmatimonadota bacterium:
AGTGGGGCTCCTTTCTGATTACTGATAAGGTACCCACCAAAACGGGTCAAGTCCACACCAATGTATCGGACTTTCGGCTCCCAGGATACGCCGACCCAGCGCAGCAAAGCCTTCCACTGGTCCTTCTTGGTTCCTTTCCTGATTTGGTTGGGCCATCGGTGGAAAGGAAGCACGAGCCCCCGATCCCTCACGCTGGCAAAGAACCGGTCAAACACTGGTGGCCCTCCCCAATCTTCTCCTGCGTAGCAGTCGGCGGCGGGTAGCCATCCTTTGTCAGTTGGCAGACACAACGCCTTGGCCATCTTAGCCCGTTGTTTTTCCCTTTGAGTGCCATTCGGGTTTTCGAGCAACGGTGGCACCTCCGCGAATTTGCGGCTTGGTGACCAAGATAGAACCTGAAGCAATGCTCGCCATCCGTTGGTCTTCCATTCCCCGCTGTACCATTTGGAGACAAACGGCAGCAAAACATCATAGAGGTATTCCCCTCGTTGCTGCAAAATCCATCCTGATATCAGATCTCTCCAGATTTCGAGGGTCTCACCATTGTCTCCTTTCTTTGCCTTTGTCTCATATCGTTCTATGACTTTTCGCATTCGTGGATGTAATGAGTCGGCTGGCAGCCAGTCGGGCCAATCCTCGGGACGGACAAGTATCATTGGGAGGTTGCCGTTGAGTGTTCGTGCAACTTCTTTCCCAGTCCACCAGCAAGGTACGGCTCGCAAGCCTTCAAGCAGATATTCACGGTCCTCATGGTTTCGCGAATATCCCGAAGGGATACGCTTCAGTCCACCTTTAACCAAAACCCCCCAACTCTCAAAACACTCTTTGGGCGACTCATTGCGACAATAGCTGAGTAGCCGGATATAATCCTCTTTTTTGATATACTTGGCACCAAAACGCTTGAGGATATCTGCCAAGTCTTGAAGTTCAGGCACAAGTAGGCATGCCTTCCGCACTTCGTTAGTATCGTCCCGTAGAACGTGACCAAGCCTGTCGTTCCAAAGCTGCACTTCCCCAGGTCTGACCCGATCGCCACCGATGACCGGAACGAATGGTGTCTGGCATAGCGTATCCCAAATGTCTTTCTGGAGATGTCGCAAGGGTGAATTACCATCTTCGTAGACGATTTCTCCAAACGATTCCAAGGCCGTCCGTGCAGGAACATGCTTGAGCACATCTTGAAATAACTTACAAAACTCCCGACGGATAGCGTCGTCGTGTTGGCCTTTCCTAACGTGCTTTCGGTTATGCTCAAGATCGAATGAAGCATGGATCAGAGCAAGCACTCCGCTAGCTTCCTCAGTAGGATAAAAAACATGGAAAGGGACGTCTGCGCCGTGAGGAACGGCGTCTCCTTGTTCCGTAAGAGGGAAACAAACGGCGACCGTTAGTTGTTTGTCTTGGTCGCTCGGTGCCGAGTTGCTACGAATCCATCGGCGCCACGAAGTCGAAGTAGATCTGGTCGGACCGCGGGTAGAGAGTATGACATCACTGATCGACAATCCAAGTTCCCCCTGCGTAATCTCATGAACTGTTTCCCTATCTTCAGTACAAATACGGACACAAGATAATTCTTGGGCGAGAAGCAGGAATAGGGGGTCGAGACCACACAGTCGGTCAATGATGACCCCAGCCGTTGCTTTGTCACGAAACGGAAGACGAACGACAGTTGTATAGCCCGAAGATAAAAGCTCTTTGATTCGTTTGTTTGGTTCGCATTCATGGGGAATGCGGAAAGTCAAGGTAGGCGGATTATTGTATAGTTTTTTCTTTTTTAAAAGCTTTCGAGTTTTTGTTGACGAAAATAAAAAATGAAAGGGGCCTGAATGAATCTCCGGTTCATCGGTAATCTCAAGCACAGCCTTGAAGCCCAATCCCTTCGATCCGATGAGTACGTCGCTCAACCTACCCTCCCCCATCGCGTCGTCTGCATTCTGCAAAAGCTCCCAGACGAATCGGCCTCCATAATCATGGACGGTTTCATGCTCAATGTTGGAGTCAGAAGTTACCCGATTTGGATCCTTGTAGTGATCCAATTCGTTGCAACGAATAGCCCGAATAAGCTGTTTGTCACACGCGTCGAAGTGATCTGTGACTCTATCCAATTGTTTGTCGCTGAGATGGGAGGCGCAGACGCTGATCACGCCTTTGCGGGAAAAGGGGCGTCCACCATTTGCCACCAAGAGAGCATTATCTGTGACCTCAAATAGTATTTCGTTACTACGGTCCATCATGATGAATTGGTTCTCCTGATTTGATATGATTAATTAGCACAACCCTTACTATGGGCCTTGTAGGCAATTACAGTGAGTTCTTTATTGGTAAGATCCAGCCCACTCATCGCACACAACAACCAGATTGCGTTATCTACAAATCCGACGTATTTGCCTGCGTTCACCGCAATTTTCTCTACAGAGGCCATAGTTTCGTACAGTTCCGACCTGGTAGGGGTAGTAGGCGGTTTGTTTTTGCTTCGGTCTGGCCAACGATTGAAATGCACAAGCCCAAAAGACCCCATCGCTCGTAGAATATGTCTATCGGGTTTCGCCACATCAAATCCCAGATTTTTCAATGCCTCCGCAGCCACAGGAACCCCGAATGACGGAAGTTTATACTTATTCGATAGGCCAATACACAAGGCGACCTGCTTCGGGTCATCATCACACTGGTACATAAGTGAGGTAAAATATCTCTCCGCTGCCCCATAGGTCTTGCTATATTCTGCAAGTTTCCGAGCAGTATGGGTAAGGTTGATGAGGTTTCTTTTTAGCCACGGAGAACCAGCTTTCCGTTCTTTAAACCAGGGTACGACATAACTGGCTATCTTGGTATCCGGCAACGCAGCGTATTCCTCAAGACTGAAACCACAGAATACATCCTTAAGTTCATGGCGAATCTTTTCGATCTTGGACCAATCAATACCACTGGACAGCACAGCCATCAATAACCCCTCGAAAACTTCGTCGTCATTCCAGGTCTTTCCAGCGATTCTCTCCTCAATAGCTGCTACTTGGTCGAAGTTTTCAATGTGCTCTTCCCATTTTGGAAGCGACGAATTGAGACGAGACTCAATGTGGCTCCAAATTATCGGAATCGTCTCAACGCGACACCGTGCATCCGCTAATTTCTGGTAAAATACAGGGTCTGATTTCCGAGCCGCTTTTCGCTTTGTCTCAAAATCTGTTTTCGCTTTCTCAAGATATGTCTCAACTTCTGGCTGGTGAGCAAGATAGAACGCAATAGCTCCATAGATCTGTTCAAGTGTCAGTGCGGGAAGCGATTGGGCAATGCTCTCGGGAGATTGTCCATCCAGAAAAGCATAAACGATGGTATCCAGAGAGACCCGAGTATTTACAATCCAATAGCCTTCATCGCGCCACTCAACATAAGCCTTGTTCATATTCTCGTCTTTCATCTGCGTACATCTGCGGATACTACTTATACCCCAAATTCGGTGCCAGCCAGCGCTCCATCTCCGCCATCTGCATTTCCTTGCGGCGTGCGTAGTCGGCCACTTGATCCGCGTTGATCTTGCCCACAGCAAAATAGCGCGCATCGGGATGTGCGAGATACCACCCACTGACCGAAGCCGCAGGGGTCATGGCAAAATTCTCAGTCAACCGAATATCCGTCTCTCGCTCAACCCCGAGCAAATCAAACAACGTCTGCTTCTCCGTGTGATCCGGGCAAGCGGGATAACCGGGCGCGGGACGAATACCGCGATACCTCTCCCGGATTAAATCCTCATTGCTCAACGCCTCGTCCAGACCGTAACCCCAATCTCTCCGCGTCTTTGCGTGCAAAAACTCGGCAAATGCTTCAGCCAGGCGATCCGCTATAGCCTGGAGCAAAATAGCATTGTAATCGTCCAATGCGTGCTTAAACGCCGCTGCTTTTGCGTCAACGCCCAATCCCGCAGTCACGGCAAACGCCCCGATATAATCTGTATATCCGGCTGGTGCGACAAAATCCGTCAGTGAAAAATACGGTCCTCCCGTGCGCTTTTTCTGCTGCTGGCGCAACATGTGCAACCGCGCCCGCTCGGTATCTCTGCGCTCATCTTCAAACACGACAATATCGTCGCCATCGGCATTTGCCGGAAAAAATCCGTACACAGCCTGTGCCTGGATCCATCCCTCATCGACAATCGCCTTGAGCATCGCCTGTGCGTCATCGAATAATTTGCGCGCCTCTGCGCCCTTGTTCGGATCATTCAATATCTTCGGATAACTGCCTCGCAACTCCCATGCGTGGAAGAACGGTCCCCAATCGATAAAATTGACCAATTGAGAAATCGGAAAATCGCACAAATCCTGCACACCTGTAAACTTGGGTTTGGGGAGATCAACCTGTGCCCAGTCAAACATCTGGCGACGCGATAGTGCATCCGAATACGAAATAAGCGGCCTTCGAGAAATGTCAAACTCGGCCAATGCCCGCTGCTGTGACTCGCGATTTGCCCGCACATACTCGTCCCGTTGCTCTGCGTTCAACAACGTACCCACCACACCCGTTGCGCGCGATGCATCCACAACATGTACGGTTGCATAATCGTAAACCGGCGCAATTTTCACCGCTGTATGCTTGCGGCTCGTGGTCGCTCCCCCAATTAAAAGGGGCACGTCAAATTCCTCGCGCTGCATCTCGCGCGCGACATGGACCATCTCATTGAGCGACGGTGTGATCAAACCGCTCAGCCCGATGATATCGACCTCTTCTTCCAGTGCAACTCTCAAAATGCGATCCGCGGGCACCATCACACCCAGATCGATCACCTCATAATTATTGCACCCCAAAACCACGCCCACAATATTCTTGCCAATATCGTGAACATCCCCTTTCACCGTCGCCATCAGAACCTTACCTCGCGCCCCGCCGCCCGCTTTCTCATCTTCCATCAAAGGCTCGAGATACGCCACCGCCTGCTTCATCACGCGCGCTGTTTTGACCACCTGGGGCAAAAACATTTTGCCTGCGCCAAACAAATCGCCCACCACATTCATCCCGTCCATCAATGGACCTTCGATCATCTCCAGCGGTTTGTACCTGCCAAGTGCCTCCTCTAAATCCTCTTCCAAATGCTCTGACTGCCCGTGCAAAAGCGCGTGCTTCAAGCGATCTTCAACCGAGCCCTGTCGCCATGCATCGTCTTTTTGACGGCTCTTGCCCTCTGAGCGCACAGACTCGGCGAAATCCACCAGCCTTTCCGTCGCATCTTTTCGCCGGTTGAACAACACATCTTCAATCAGCACGCGCAACTTCTCGGGGATTTCTTCATACACCATCAACTGCCCGGCATTGACAATGCCCATATCCAGACCAGCTTGAATGGCGTGATACAAAAAAGCCGCGTGAATCGCCTCTCGCACGTAATCATTGCCCCGGAATGAGAACGAAATATTGCTCACACCACCGCTCGTTTTCGCACCCGGGCACAGGTCTTTGATCTGTCTTACAGCCTCGATAAAATTGACTGCATAATCGTTGTGTTCTTCAATACCCGTTGCAACAGTCAAAATATTCGGATCAAAAATAATATCCGACGCATCCATCCCCACATCTTCGGTCAAAATGTGATATGCGCGCTGGCAAATCCGCACCTTATCTTCAATCGATGTCGCCTGCCCCTTCTCATCAAACGCCATCACCACAACCGCAGCACCGTAGCGCAACACAGTCTCCGCCTGTGACTTAAAAACCGCCTCGCCCTCTTTCAAACTGATGGAATTGACAATCGCCTTGCCCTGCACGCATTTCAACCCCGCCTCAATCACTTCAAAATCGGAACTGTCAATCACAATTGGCACGCGCGCAATATCGGGTTCGCCCGCGATCAGCTTTAAAAACGTCGCCATAGCATCTTTTGAATCAAGCAACCCCTCATCCATATTGACATCGATCATATTCGCGCCACCAGCCACCTGCTCCCGCGCAACTGCCAGTGCTGCTGCATAATCACCCGTTTTGATCAACCGCGCAAACCGCCGCGACCCCGTCACATTGGTGCGCTCGCCAATCATAATAAAATTGGAATCGGGATAAATGATCATCGGCTCCAAACCGCTAAACCGCGACACAGAAGGCCGCTCGGGAATTTTTCTCGGCGCCTTATCGGATACAGCCTCGGCAATCGCAGCAATATATTCGGGCGTGGTACCACAACATCCGCCCACAATATTGAGCCAACCCTGTGCGGCAAAATCGCCCAAAATACCCGCCATGTGGCCCGGAGAATCGTCGTATTCCCCAAACTCATTGGGCAAGCCCGCATTGGGATAACAACTCATAAATGCCGGTGCGAAATGAGATAAAGCCTCCACATAAGGCCGCATTTCCCGCGCACCGAGGGCGCAGTTAATCCCCACACTCAAGGGCTGTGCGTGTGCCACCGACAACCAGAATGCCTCTATTGTCTGTCCGGACAGCGTGCGCCCGCTTTGATCGGCCACCGTGCCAGAAATCATCACGGGCACTTTCACCCCGTGATCCAGAATATAACGCGACACGGCAAATAGCGCGGCTTTCGCTGTGAGCGTATCAAACACCGTCTCCACCAGGATTATATCCACACCGCCAGCCATCAAACCCTCAATCTGCGCGTAATACCCATTGACCACATCTTCAAATGTATGCGTGCGAAAAGCCGGATCATTCACATTGGGCGACAGCGAAAGCGTACAACTCGTTGGTCCCAGAGCACCCGCAACAAAACGCGGCTTATTCGGATTTTGCACTGTCACCTCGTCCGCTACTTTTCGCGCAACCTGTGCGGCCGCCACATTGAGATCGTAAACCCGGTCCTGAAGCCGATACTCCGCCATCGAAATCGGCGTGGCATTAAACGTATTCGTCTCGATAATATCCGCTCCGGCATCCAAAAAACGCCGGTGAATATCCGCGATCAAATGCGGCTGCGTCAGACACAAAAGATCGCTACACCCCTTCACATCAACGGGGTGATCGCCAAAGTCCTCGCCTCGAAACGCCCGCTCGTCCAGATCATAAGCCTGAATCATCGTAGCCATCGCCCCATCGAGCAGCAAAATGCGCTCTGACATCAAGTTGCGAATGGTTGTATCTGTATCACGCATATATCTTTTCTCTTATTCGGTTGAACAGGAAAAAGTCGAGGACAAAGATAAAATAAATAGCGTGCCTGACCAATCAACAGGCCGTTGAGTTTAATCAACTGACAGGCACGCACTTGCCCATCATCAAAAAAGCGCCGCGGCCAATCCGCCGGCCATTACCATTCCAATCGAAATCCAGCGAAACACCGCCACCTGGTGAACCCGTGCGCGGAGATAGGTCGCGGTCAAAAATCCCAAAATCAAACCCGGCGCACCCCAGAGGACGAATTGCAAACTCTCAAGCGTCAACACCCCTACGGCCCACAACACACAGAGACTCAACGTAGAAGTACACAAAAAACAGGTCAGAAGCGTTGCGCGCATCATCGCCTGCGGCCAGCGCTGTTTC
This window encodes:
- a CDS encoding DUF433 domain-containing protein, producing the protein MNKAYVEWRDEGYWIVNTRVSLDTIVYAFLDGQSPESIAQSLPALTLEQIYGAIAFYLAHQPEVETYLEKAKTDFETKRKAARKSDPVFYQKLADARCRVETIPIIWSHIESRLNSSLPKWEEHIENFDQVAAIEERIAGKTWNDDEVFEGLLMAVLSSGIDWSKIEKIRHELKDVFCGFSLEEYAALPDTKIASYVVPWFKERKAGSPWLKRNLINLTHTARKLAEYSKTYGAAERYFTSLMYQCDDDPKQVALCIGLSNKYKLPSFGVPVAAEALKNLGFDVAKPDRHILRAMGSFGLVHFNRWPDRSKNKPPTTPTRSELYETMASVEKIAVNAGKYVGFVDNAIWLLCAMSGLDLTNKELTVIAYKAHSKGCAN
- the metH gene encoding methionine synthase; this translates as MRDTDTTIRNLMSERILLLDGAMATMIQAYDLDERAFRGEDFGDHPVDVKGCSDLLCLTQPHLIADIHRRFLDAGADIIETNTFNATPISMAEYRLQDRVYDLNVAAAQVARKVADEVTVQNPNKPRFVAGALGPTSCTLSLSPNVNDPAFRTHTFEDVVNGYYAQIEGLMAGGVDIILVETVFDTLTAKAALFAVSRYILDHGVKVPVMISGTVADQSGRTLSGQTIEAFWLSVAHAQPLSVGINCALGAREMRPYVEALSHFAPAFMSCYPNAGLPNEFGEYDDSPGHMAGILGDFAAQGWLNIVGGCCGTTPEYIAAIAEAVSDKAPRKIPERPSVSRFSGLEPMIIYPDSNFIMIGERTNVTGSRRFARLIKTGDYAAALAVAREQVAGGANMIDVNMDEGLLDSKDAMATFLKLIAGEPDIARVPIVIDSSDFEVIEAGLKCVQGKAIVNSISLKEGEAVFKSQAETVLRYGAAVVVMAFDEKGQATSIEDKVRICQRAYHILTEDVGMDASDIIFDPNILTVATGIEEHNDYAVNFIEAVRQIKDLCPGAKTSGGVSNISFSFRGNDYVREAIHAAFLYHAIQAGLDMGIVNAGQLMVYEEIPEKLRVLIEDVLFNRRKDATERLVDFAESVRSEGKSRQKDDAWRQGSVEDRLKHALLHGQSEHLEEDLEEALGRYKPLEMIEGPLMDGMNVVGDLFGAGKMFLPQVVKTARVMKQAVAYLEPLMEDEKAGGGARGKVLMATVKGDVHDIGKNIVGVVLGCNNYEVIDLGVMVPADRILRVALEEEVDIIGLSGLITPSLNEMVHVAREMQREEFDVPLLIGGATTSRKHTAVKIAPVYDYATVHVVDASRATGVVGTLLNAEQRDEYVRANRESQQRALAEFDISRRPLISYSDALSRRQMFDWAQVDLPKPKFTGVQDLCDFPISQLVNFIDWGPFFHAWELRGSYPKILNDPNKGAEARKLFDDAQAMLKAIVDEGWIQAQAVYGFFPANADGDDIVVFEDERRDTERARLHMLRQQQKKRTGGPYFSLTDFVAPAGYTDYIGAFAVTAGLGVDAKAAAFKHALDDYNAILLQAIADRLAEAFAEFLHAKTRRDWGYGLDEALSNEDLIRERYRGIRPAPGYPACPDHTEKQTLFDLLGVERETDIRLTENFAMTPAASVSGWYLAHPDARYFAVGKINADQVADYARRKEMQMAEMERWLAPNLGYK